The following proteins are co-located in the Solanum pennellii chromosome 8, SPENNV200 genome:
- the LOC107027297 gene encoding pentatricopeptide repeat-containing protein At5g47360 — protein MRKIMFLPSISRLFADTKSLNKPIFSLKLVHLVSTSSSSAGEYLSHLLKNKNVSGMERTLSSVRSKLDARCVDEVLEKCAVDDPQMCLRFFIWAGLQSSYRHSSYMYSRAYKLLGVDRKPQVIRDAIEAYRLHKYVTSAKMFKVVLNLCREGKDAILGLWVLRKMKELNCRPDTIMYNVVIRLLCEKGDMDEAMGLMREMDLIDVHPDMITYVVMIKGLSEVGRLEEACGLTKAMREHGCIPNTVTYSALLDGICRFGSLERALELLREMEKDGGQCKPNVVTYTTVVQNFVEKCQSIEALSILDQMMDFGCKPNRVLISTLIYGLCKEGHVEEAHKIIDRVAKSGISYDSCYSSLVLSLFRIGKVEEAEMFFRRMLTGGLKPDSYTSSTIIRWLCQQNRILDGYHLIEQSASVSSIDSDIYSILMAGLCDANHLAEAASLAHLMVEKRIQLKGPSVKNVIGCLRRCGKEDLASSIGNVKS, from the coding sequence ATGagaaaaattatgtttcttccaTCAATTTCTCGCCTATTCGCCGATACTAAATCACTCAATAAACCAATTTTTTCACTCAAATTGGTACATTTAGTCAGCACTTCTTCATCATCAGCTGGAGAATACTTAAGTCATTtgctgaaaaataaaaatgtatcgGGTATGGAGAGAACATTGAGCTCAGTTAGGTCTAAGCTAGATGCTCGATGTGTTGATGAAGTATTGGAGAAATGCGCTGTTGATGATCCCCAAATGTGTCTGAGATTCTTCATTTGGGCTGGTCTTCAATCCAGCTATAGACATAGTAGCTACATGTACAGTAGAGCTTATAAACTGCTTGGAGTGGATCGTAAGCCGCAAGTTATTCGAGATGCAATTGAGGCTTATAGGCTGCATAAATATGTCACAAGTGCTAAGATGTTTAAAGTTGTGTTGAATTTGTGTAGAGAGGGAAAAGATGCAATCTTGGGCTTGTGGGTGTTGAGGAAAATGAAAGAGTTGAATTGTCGCCCGGATACGATTATGTATAATGTAGTTATTCGATTATTATGTGAGAAGGGAGATATGGATGAAGCAATGGGTTTGATGAGAGAGATGGACCTGATTGATGTTCATCCTGATATGATCACCTATGTTGTGATGATTAAGGGGTTGTCTGAGGTGGGTAGGTTGGAAGAAGCTTGTGGATTAACCAAAGCTATGAGGGAACATGGATGTATACCAAATACGGTTACCTATTCAGCTCTTCTTGATGGGATTTGTAGGTTCGGGAGTTTGGAAAGGGCACTTGAGTTATTGAGAGAAATGGAAAAAGATGGTGGGCAGTGTAAGCCTAACGTCGTTACATATACTACCGTGGTTCAAAATTTTGTTGAGAAATGTCAGTCAATTGAGGCATTAAGTATTTTGGACCAAATGATGGATTTTGGGTGTAAACCAAATAGGGTACTTATCTCTACTTTGATTTACGGTCTTTGCAAAGAGGGGCATGTGGAGGAAGCTCATAAGATCATTGACAGAGTAGCTAAAAGTGGTATTTCATATGATTCTTGCTATAGCTCTTTAGTTTTATCGTTATTTCGGATTGGAAAAGTCGAGGAGGCAGAAATGTTTTTTAGGAGAATGTTGACTGGTGGCCTAAAGCCTGATAGCTACACCTCAAGCACAATAATACGATGGCTTTGTCAGCAAAATCGGATACTTGATGGATATCACTTGATTGAGCAGTCTGCAAGTGTATCTTCTATAGATTCTGATATTTATTCTATTCTTATGGCTGGACTATGCGATGCAAATCATCTTGCGGAAGCTGCTAGTCTTGCTCATCTGATGGTCGAGAAAAGAATTCAGCTCAAAGGTCCTTCTGTTAAGAATGTAATTGGATGTCTTAGACGTTGTGGGAAAGAAGATTTAGCTTCAAGTATTGGTAACGTTAAGAGCTGA